From the Microplitis mediator isolate UGA2020A chromosome 6, iyMicMedi2.1, whole genome shotgun sequence genome, one window contains:
- the LOC130669738 gene encoding leucine-rich repeat and guanylate kinase domain-containing protein-like translates to MQHTLQNKWSCYALDSYLWDEYNAPIIKISKLSSMDINECGGRGILSDQIIGAYSSFLTIPTTHRYVTTKCDLTKLNLINIAALRKYHYLQYIDLTHNNLTDLSPLSEIPYLLYLNASHNNLEDISKFRPPRYLTYLNLSHNNVTSMKSLESFWSIISLDLSHNFIKKIPKLHNLRYLKYLNLSYNAIEYVQNLEYLNIQELNLEFNCVKKFIFTDLDKRKNAFINLKILLISHNNISSLKFFRNIYCLRLVDLKSNKIVDLMEISHLSSLVYEIDLRDNPCTKWPNYKEVVIFSMPSVIFIDRIEVTDSERVSAAITFNPPIKLLASRGLTQLTLLEQLNVPKIDNSIISYDEQNPPLIILNGPSAVKKLALGLHISSEKFNKMKYCRSHTTRKISTHDNEKKAYHFVDREEFNSIARNGEFLTIEELVGDSYGFHRNEIAELKKENKIGITQMDLLAAIQMKVRYPQVKLILVLTKNEEIHRQWIEDKFRIFEWIKDSIENLWALTANKQKHVSNAYSTANKNNIISSLIDDIITRIDIPSHSMDIQSHNSKSVIQNVISQNESMLQKLTTISYKLSTKKKYITIINPQSFQKSLHQSSSTDDLSNSTKRIRMPSQEYSQKKAGKLLSGEKFKSIDNSFDRSLQTYDNIKDPKNLMNEYVESIIKSRQIYLDQHLNNPGFYSLVLYSDDFDGAVKSLKHFINRQFKHSTFKKPRQRPETDHTKYFTTSTIDEIINELRRTKKSINN, encoded by the exons ATGCAACACACATTGCAAAACAAATGGAGTTGTTATGCGCTCGATAGTTATCTATGGGATGAATATAATGCCCcaataatcaaaatatcaaagttGTCATCAATGGATATAAATGAATGTGGAGGCCGAGGAATTTTGTCTGATCAAATAATTGGAGCGTATTCCAGTTTTTTGACAATACCTACAACCCATCGTTATGTTACAACTAAATGTGATTTAACAAAATTG AATTTGATAAACATCGCTGCTCTTCGAAAATATCATTATCTACAATATATAGATCTAACGCACAACAATTTAACAGATCTATCACCATTAAGTGAAATCCCTTATCTTCTATATTTAAACGCATCACACAACAACCTTGAAGACATTTCGAAGTTCAGACCACCACGATATTtaacttatttaaatttatcacacAATAATGTTACATCGATGAAAAGTTTAGAAAGTTTCTGGAGTATTATCAGTTTAGATCTTTCGCATAactttattaagaaaattccAAAACTGCATAATCTTag atatttaaaatatttaaatctctCGTACAATGCAATTGAGTATGTACAAAACTTGGAGTACTTGAATATTCAAGAATTGAATTTAGAGTTTAATtgtgtgaaaaaatttatatttactgatttagataaaagaaagaatgcattcataaatttaaaaatcttattaattagtcataataatatatcatctttgaaatttttccgaaaCATATATTGTTTACGTCTTGTTGATTTGAAGTCCAACAAAATAGTAGACTTAATGGAAATATCTCATTTAAGTAGTTTAGTCTATGAAATAGACTTGAGAGATAATCCGTGTACTAAGTGGCCAAACTACAAAGAAGTTGTTATATTTTCAATGCctagtgtaatttttattgataggATCGAAGTAACAGATTCAGAAAGG GTTTCAGCAGCTATTACATTCAATCCACCGATAAAATTATTAGCATCCCGTGGGCTTACTCAACTTACTTTATTAGAGCAATTGAATGTACCGAAAATTGATAACAGTATTATTTCTTATGACGAACAGAACCCACCTTTGATAATACTTAATGGACCATcggctgtaaaaaaattagcattAGGTCTGCATATatcatcagaaaaatttaataaa ATGAAATACTGTCGTAGCCAtacaacaagaaaaatttctactcaTGACAATGAGAAGAAAGCCTATCATTTCGTTGACAGAGAAGAATTCAATAGTATAGCTCGAAATGGAGAGTTTTTAACAATTGAAGAACTTGTAGGTGATAGTTATGGATTCC atagaaatgaaattgctgaattaaaaaaagaaaacaaaattggCATTACACAAATGGATTTGTTAGCAGCAATACAAATGAAAGTTCGATATCCACAAGTTAAACTAATACTGGTCCTTACTAAAAATGAGGAGATTCATCGACAATGGATTGAAGataaatttcgtatttttgaATGGATTAAAGacagtattgaaaatttatgggCGTTGACAGCTAACAAACAGAAACATGTTAGCAATGCATATTCGACagccaataaaaataatatcatatCGAGTCTTATCGATGACATTATTACTAGAATCGATATACCTTCCCATTCAATGGACATACAATCTCACAATTCAAAAAGCGTGATACAGAATGTAATATCCCAAAATGAATCAATGTTACAAAAGTTAACGACaatatcatataaattatcaacaaaaaaaaaatatattacaattattaatccacaatcttttcaaaaaagtttacatcAAAGTTCATCTACAGATGACTTATCAAATTCGACC aaacGAATCAGAATGCCAAGTCAAGAATATTCTCAAAAAAAAGCTGGTAAATTATTATCTGGAGAAAAATTCAAGTCCATTGATAATTCGTTCGATAGATCATTACAAACCTATGATAATATCAAAGATCCTAAGAACCTTATGAATGAATATGTTGAGAGTATTATAAAATCAAGACAAATATATCTTGACCAACATTTAAATAACCCAGGATTTTATTCATTAGTg ttatactCAGATGATTTTGATGGGGCTGTTAAATCATtgaaacattttattaatcgTCAATTCAAGCATTCTACATTTAAGAAACCACGTCAAAGACCTGAAACTGATcacacaaaatattttactactaGTACAATAGATGAAATAATTAACGAATTAAGAAGAACGAAGAAatccataaataattaa